From Equus asinus isolate D_3611 breed Donkey chromosome 14, EquAss-T2T_v2, whole genome shotgun sequence, one genomic window encodes:
- the SRRM2 gene encoding serine/arginine repetitive matrix protein 2 isoform X1, whose product MYNGIGLPTPRGSGTNGYVQRNLSLVRGRRGERPDYKGEEELRRLEAALVKRPNPDILDHERKRRVELRCLELEEMMEEQGYEEQQIQEKVATFRLMLLEKDVNPGGKEETPGQRPAVTETHQLAELNEKKNERLRAAFGISDSYVDGSSFDPQRRAREAKQPAPEPPKPYSLVRESSSSRSPTPKQKKKKKKKDRGRRSESSSPRRERKKSSKKKKHRSESESKKRKHRSPTPKSKRKSKDKKRKRSRSTTPAPKSRRAHRSTSADSASSSDTSRSRSRSAAAKTHTTTLTGRSPSPASGHRGEGDVPSKEPGTTNTGQPSSPEPSTKHPSSPYEDKDKDIKEKSAVQPSPSPERSSTGPEPPAPTLLLAEQHGGSPQPLATTPLSQEPVNPPSEASPTQGRSPPKSPEKPPQSSSESCPPSPQPTKVSRHASSSPESPKPAPAPGSRREISSSPASKSRSHGRAKRDKSHSHTPSHGVGRSCSPATTKRGRSRSRTPTKRGHSRSRSPQWCRSRSAQRWGRSRSPQRRGRSRSPQRLGWSRSRNNQRRGRSRSARRGRSHSRSSATRGRSRSRTPARRGRSRSRTPARRRSRSRTPTRRRSRSRTPARRGRSRSRTPARRRSRTRSPVRRRSRSRSPARRSGRSRSRTPARRSGRSRSRTPARRSGRSRSRTPGRRSGRSRSRTPARRGRSRSRTPARRGRSRSRSLVRRGRSHSRTPQRRGRSGSSSEWKNKSRTSQRRSRSNSSPEMKKSHVSSRRSRSLSSPRSKTKSRLSLRRSLSGSSPCPKQKSQTPPRRSRSGSSQPKAKSRTPPRRSHSRSSLSPNQKSKTPSQQNRSSLSPQPQVKSGTPPRQGSVTSPQANEQSATPPRRSRSESSPDPEVKSRTPSRHSCSGSSPPRVKSSTPLRRSRSGSSSPQPKVKAITSPTQSHSGSSSPSPSRVTSKTPPRQSRSESPCSKVDSRSLQRHSHSRSSSPDTKVKPGTPPRQSHSGSTSPCPNIKPQTPPGHVLSGSKSPCSQEKSKDSLAQSCSGSFSLCPGVKSSAPPGEGYFGSSFLQQKGQFQTSPDPRSDTSSPEMRQNHSASPSLQSKSQTSPKGGQSGSSSPVAELAPRSPARQDRSELLSSPRLKSAMSPEQSRSQSDSSPYPAMDSKSFLGQSRLEPFPESKEKTGLLLQEDVTAPSPRPRDKLSPPAQDRPESSAVLKDTPRTPSRERGGVGSSLDTKDQSSALPHPNQGEELMEVVDKSEESSNQLLPHLSPKHKEIAGNNFESSPEIEERPVMSLTLDQSQSQVSLEAEVPVVASTWSGPHFSPEHKELSNSPPRENSFGSPLEFRNSGPVTEMNTGFTPEVKEDLNGPFSNQLETDPSLDVKEQSTRSSRRSSSDLSPDAVEKAGMSSNQSVSSPVLEAIPRTPSRERSSSTSSPELKDGLPRTPSRRSRSGSSPGLRDGSGTPSRHSLSGSSPGMKDIPRTPSRGRSECDSSPEPKALPQTPRPGSRSPSSLELNNKCLTPQRERSGSESSVEQKAVARTPLGQRSRSGSSQELDGKPSASPQERSESDSSPDSKAKTRMPLRQRSCSGSSPEVDSKSRPSPRRSRSGSSPEVKDKPRAALRAQSGSDSSPEPKAPAPRALPRRSRSGSSSKGRGPSPEGSSSSESSPEHPPKSRTARRSSRSSPEPKIKSRTPPRRRSSRSSPELTRKARLSRRSRSASSSPETRSRTPPRRRRSPSVSSPEPAEKSRSSRRRRSASSPRTKTTSRRGRSPSPKPRGLQRSRSRSRREKTRTTRRRDRSGSSQSTSRRRQRSRSRSRVTRRRRGGSGYHSRSPARQESSRTSSRRRRGRSRTPPTSRKRSRSRTSPAPWKRSRSRASPATHRRSRSRTPLVSRRRSRSRTSPVSRRRSRSRTSVTRRRSRSRASPVSRRRSRSRTPLVTRRRSRSRTPTRRRSRSRTPPVTRRRSRSRTPPVTRRRSRSRTSPITRRRSRSRTSPVTRRRSRSRTSPVTRRRSRSRTSPVTRRRSRSRTPPAIRRRSRSRTPLLPRKRSRSRSPLAIRRRSRSRTPRTTRGKRSLTRSPPAIRRRSASGSSSDRSRSATPPTTRNHSGSRTPPVALNSSRMSCFSRPSMSPTPLDRCRSPGMLEPLGSSRTPMSVLQQAGGSMMDGPGPRIPDHPRTSVPENHAQSRIALALTAISLGTARPPPSMSAAGLAARMSQVPAPVPLMSLRTAPAASLASRIPAASAAAMNLAGARTPAMPTAVNLADSRAPAAAAAMNLASPRTAVAPSAVNLADPRTPTAPAVNLAGARTPAALAALSLTGSGTPPTPGNYPSSSRTPQAPAPANLVGPRSAHATAPVNIASSRTPPALAPASLTSARMAPALSGANLTSPRVPLSAYERVSGRTSPPLLDRARSRTPPGGPGSRTPPSAPSQSRMTSERAPSPASRMVQAPSQSVLPPAQDRPRSPVPSTFSDQSRSVLAQTTPVAGSQSLSSGVVAKTTSSAGDHNSILSGPVPGVSHPEDGEPPASTGAQQPSALAALQPAKERRSSSSSSSSSSSSSSSSSSSSSSSSSGSSSSDSEGSSLPTQPEVALKRVPSPAPAPKEAVREGRPQEPTPAKRKRRSSSSSSSSSSSSSSSSSSSSSSSSSSSSSSSSSSSSSSTSSSPSPAKPGPQALPKPASPKKPPPGEQRSRSPRKPIDSLRDSRSLSYSPAERRRTSPQPSPRDQQSSSERGSRRGQRGDSRSPGHKRRRETPSPRPVRHRSSRSP is encoded by the exons ATGTACAACGGGATCGGGCTGCCGACGCCCCGGGGCAGCGGCACCAACGGCTACGTCCAGCGCAACCTGTCCCTGGTGCGGGGCCGCCGGGGTGAGCGGCCTGACTACAAGGGAGAGGAGGAACTGCGGCGCCTGGAGGCTGCCCTGGTGAAGCGGCCTAATCCTGACATCCTGGACCACGAGCGCAAGCGGCGCGTGGAGCTGCGATGCCTCGAGCTGGAGGAGATGATGGAAgagcaggg GTACGAGGAACAGCAAATTCAGGAAAAAGTGGCGACCTTTCGACTCATGTTGCTGGAGAAGGATGTGAACCCTGGGGGCAAGGAGGAGACCCCAGGGCAGAGGCCAGC GGTAACTGAGACTCACCAGTTGGCAGAATTGAATGAGAAGAAGAATGAACGACTCCGTGCTGCCTTTGGCATCAGTGATTCCTATGTGGATGGCAGCTCTTTTGATCCTCAGCGTCGTGCTCGAGAAGCTAAACAACCAGCTCCCGAGCCTCCCAAACCTTACAG CCTTGTCCGGGAGTCCAGCAGTTCTCGCTCACCAACcccaaagcaaaaaaagaagaaaaagaagaaagacagaggaCG CAGGTCAGAGAGCAGCTCTCCTCGAcgagaaaggaagaagagctcTAAGAAGAAGAAGCACAG GTCAGAGTCTGAATCCAAGAAACGGAAGCATAG GTCTCCCACTCCAAAGAGCAAGCGTAAATCTAAGGACAAGAAGCGGAAGCG GTCTCGAAGTACAACACCAGCACCCAAGAGTCGCCGGGCCCACCGTTCAACTTCTGCTGactctgcttcctcttctgaTACTTCCCGTAGTCG GTCTCGAAGTGCTGCAGCTAAAACCCATACAACTACCTTGACTGGGCGAAGTCcttctcctgcctcagggcaTCGAGGGGAGGGAGATGTACCTTCCAAGGAACCAGGTACCACCAACACAGGGCAGCCTAGCAGCCCAGAGCCCTCTACAAAGCATCCTAGCAGCCCTTATGAAGACAAGGATAAAGACATCAAGGAG AAATCTGCAGTTCAACCTAGTCCCTCTCCGGAAAGGAGCAGCACAggcccagaaccacctgctcccACTCTGCTCCTTGCTGAGCAGCATGGCGGCTCCCCACAACCCCTTGCAACAACCCCCTTAAGTCAGGAGCCAGTGAACCCCCCATCTGAGGCTTCCCCAACCCAGGGCCGTTCACCACCTAAGTCTCCTGAGAAACCTCCTCAGTCGTCTTCAGAGAGCTGCCCACCATCCCCTCAACCTACCAAAGTTTCTCGGCATGCTAGCTCTTCCCCTGAAAGTCCTAAACCCGCACCAGCTCCTGGGTCCCGTCGGGAGATTTCTTCTTCTCCCGCATCCAAGAGTCGCTCGCATGGCCGAGCAAAGCGGGATAAATCACATTCTCATACTCCTTCTCATGGGGTGGGGAGGTCCTGTAGCCCTGCCACCACCAAGCGGGGGCGTTCTCGGTCTCGAACCCCTACTAAGAGAGGTCATTCTCGGTCCCGGTCCCCTCAGTGGTGTAGGTCCCGGTCTGCACAGAGGTGGGGGCGATCTAGAAGTCCCCAGCGACGTGGCCGCTCCAGGTCTCCTCAGCGACTGGGCTGGTCCAGGAGTAGAAATAACCAGAGAAGAGGCAGATCTAGATCAGCAAGGCGAGGCAGGTCACACTCTAGATCCTCAGCTACTAGGGGCAGATCTCGTTCTAGAACGCCAGCTCGGCGGGGCAGGTCTCGTTCCAGAACACCTGCCAGGCGGAGATCACGATCCAGAACACCCACCAGGCGTAGGTCTCGATCTAGAACACCAGCCCGGAGGGGCAGATCGCGGTCTAGAACGCCTGCTAGGCGCAGATCTAGGACCCGCTCGCCAGTGCGACGGAGGTCTCGTAGTAGGTCGCCAGCCAGGAGAAGCGGTAGGTCACGTTCTCGAACCCCAGCTAGACGAAGTGGCAGGTCACGCTCTAGAACCCCAGCTAGGCGAAGTGGTCGATCGCGCTCTAGAACCCCAGGTAGGCGAAGTGGTAGATCGCGCTCTAGAACGCCCGCCAGGAGAGGGAGATCTCGGTCTAGGACACCAGCAAGACGAGGAAGATCCCGTAGTAGAAGTCTAGTTAGACGGGGACGATCTCACTCCAGAACACCACAAAGAAGAGGCAGGTCTGGCTCATCATCAGAGTGGAAGAACAAATCCAGAACATCACAGAGAAGGAGCAGGTCCAACTcaagcccagaaatgaaaaaaTCTCATGTTTCTTCAAGGCGGAGCAGGTCTCTCTCTTCACCACGGTCCAAAACAAAATCTCGCTTGTCTTTGAGGCGAAGCCTTTCAGGGTCTTCTCCATGCCCTAAACAGAAGTCTCAGACTCCACCAAGGCGCAGTCGCTCTGGATCATCCCAACCTAAAGCTAAATCTAGAACACCACCAAGGCGAAGTCACTCTCGTTCTTCTTTATCTCCTaatcagaaatcaaaaacacCATCACAACAAAATCGTTCCAGTTTATCTCCTCAACCTCAAGTGAAATCTGGAACACCACCAAGGCAAGGGTCTGTAACAAGTCCCCAGGCAAATGAGCAGTCTGCAACACCACCAAGACGGAGCCGTTCGGAATCATCACCTGATCCTGAGGTAAAATCTAGGACACCTTCCAGACACAGCTGCTCAGGGTCTTCTCCTCCTAGAGTGAAATCTAGTACACCTCTAAGACGGAGCCGATCTGGGTCATCATCTCCACAACCCAAAGTGAAGGCGATAACATCACCAACACAAAGCCATTCTGGTTCCTCTTCTCCAAGTCCTAGTAGAGTGACATCTAAAACACCTCCAAGGCAAAGCAGATCAGAGTCTCCCTGCTCCAAGGTGGACTCTAGATCATTGCAAAGACACAGCCATTCTAGGTCCTCCTCACCAGATACCAAAGTGAAACCTGGAACACCACCAAGACAAAGTCACTCAGGGTCTACTTCGCCATGCCCCAACATCAAGCCCCAAACTCCACCAGGGCACGTTCTTTCTGGATCAAAGTCACCGTGTTCCCAAGAGAAGTCTAAAGACTCACTAGCGCAAAGTTGTTCTGggtccttctccctctgcccggGAGTAAAGTCTAGTGCACCACCAGGAGAGGGCTATTTCGGCTCCTCATTTCTGCAACAGAAAGGACAATTTCAGACTTCACCAGACCCCAGATCTGATACTTCAAGTCCAGAAATGAGGCAGAATCACTCTGCGTCTCCATCTCTGCAGAGCAAATCTCAAACATCTCCTAAGGGTGGCCAGTCCGGGTCATCATCTCCAGTCGCTGAGCTGGCACCCAGATCTCCAGCAAGACAAGATAGAAGTGAATTGTTGTCAAGTCCTAGGCTGAAATCTGCCATGTCTCCTGAGCAGAGCAGGTCCCAGTCTGACTCTTCCCCATATCCTGCAATGGACTCTAAATCTTTTCTGGGGCAGAGTAGATTGGAGCCTTTTCCTGAATCAAAAGAGAAAACGGGCTTACTCCTTCAGGAGGATGTTACTGCACCATCTCCTAGACCAAGAGACAAATTGAGTCCTCCAGCGCAGGATAGGCCTGAGTCCTCAGCAGTCCTCAAAGACACACCCAGAACCCCATCAAGGGAAAGAGGTGGTGTTGGGTCATCTCTAGATACAAAAGACCAGAGTAGTGCATTACCTCACCCGAACCAAGGTGAGGAATTAATGGAGGTGGTAGATAAATCTGAAGAATCTTCAAACCAGCTTTTGCCCCATTTGTCtccaaaacataaagaaatagcTGGAAATAATTTTGAATCATCTCCTGAGATAGAAGAAAGGCCTGTTATGTCTTTGACTCTTGACCAAAGCCAGTCACAGGTTTCTTTGGAAGCAGAAGTCCCTGTAGTGGCCTCAACTTGGAGTGGGCCCCATTTCTCTCCAGAACATAAAGAACTATCTAACTCCCCTCCCAGGGAGAATAGCTTTGGATCGCCTTTAGAATTTAGAAATTCAGGTCCTGTTACAGAAATGAATACTGGATTTACTCCTGAGGTTAAAGAAGATTTGAATGGACCTTTTTCTAATCAGTTGGAGACAGATCCATCTTTAGACGTGAAAGAACAATCGACGAGATCTTCCAGGCGCAGCAGTTCTGATTTATCCCCAGATGCAGTAGAAAAAGCAGGAATGTCTTCAAATCAGAGTGTCTCTTCACCGGTACTTGAGGCTATACCTCGAACACCCTCGAGGGAAAGAAGTAGTTCTACATCTTCTCCTGAACTGAAAGATGGTTTACCCAGAACTCCCTCAAGGAGAAGCAGGTCTGGGTCTTCCCCAGGACTTAGAGATGGATCTGGGACTCCCTCAAGGCACAGCTTATCTGGGTCCTCTCCTGGAATGAAAGATATACCTAGAACACCATCCAGGGGGAGAAGCGAATGTGATTCTTCTCCAGAACCAAAAGCTTTGCCTCAGACTCCTAGGCCAGGGAGTCGTTCTCCATCATCCTTGGAGCTCAACAACAAGTGTCTTACTCctcagagagaaagaagtgggTCAGAATCATCAGTTGAACAGAAGGCTGTGGCTAGGACTCCTCTTGGGCAGAGAAGTCGGTCTGGATCTTCCCAAGAACTTGATGGGAAACCCAGTGCATCCCCTCAGGAAAGAAGCGAATCTGACTCTTCTCCAGATTCTAAAGCGAAGACACGAATGCCACTTAGACAGAGGAGTTGCTCTGGATCATCTCCAGAGGTCGACAGCAAATCCCGACCTTCTCCTCGGCGTAGTAGATCTGGCTCATCCCCTGAAGTTAAAGATAAGCCCAGAGCTGCACTCAGGGCACAGAGTGGTTCTGATTCTTCTCCTGAACCCAAGGCTCCAGCTCCTCGGGCCCTTCCCAGACGAAGCAGATCAGGTTCATCAAGCAAGGGCAGAGGCCCTTCTCCTGAAGGAAGCAGCAGTTCTGAGTCCTCTCCAGAACACCCCCCCAAATCTAGAACTGCTAGAAGAAGCTCTAGGTCATCACCAGAGCCGAAGATCAAGTCTCGCACTCCACCTCGCCGTCGCAGTTCTCGGTCATCTCCTGAGTTGACTAGGAAGGCCAGACTCTCCCGTAGAAGCCGCTCTGCGTCATCCTCACCAGAGACCCGTTCTAGAACTCCCCCAAGACGCCGAAGAAGTCCCTCGGTGTCTTCCCCAGAGCCAGCTGAAAAGTCAAGATCCTCACGTCGACGGCGTTCAGCTTCATCTCCACGCACTAAGACAACTTCAAGGAGAGGTCGTTCTCCTTCACCAAAGCCTCGTGGGCTCCAGAGGTCTCGGTCCCGctcaaggagagagaaaacaagaacaaCCCGACGTCGAGATAGGTCTGGATCTTCTCAGTCGACATCTAGGAGAAGACAGCGGAGCCGGTCAAGGTCTCGGGTTACTCGTCGCAGGAGAGGAGGCTCTGGTTACCATTCAAGGTCTCCTGCCCGGCAAGAGAGTTCGAGAACCTCTTCTCGACGCCGAAGAGGCCGTTCTCGGACACCCCCAACCAGTCGGAAGCGTTCCCGCTCACGTACATCACCAGCCCCATGGAAACGCTCCAGGTCTCGGGCTTCTCCAGCCACTCACCGGCGATCTAGGTCCAGGACACCCCTGGTTAGTCGACGTAGGTCAAGGTCTAGAACTTCACCAGTCAGTAGGAGACGATCAAGGTCTAGGACATCAGTGACACGACGAAGATCTCGATCAAGAGCATCACCAGTGAGTCGAAGGCGATCCAGGTCCAGAACACCACTGGTAACCCGCCGTCGGTCAAGATCCAGAACACCAACTCGCCGGCGTTCCCGTTCTAGAACTCCACCGGTGACTCGCAGAAGGTCCAGATCTAGGACTCCACCAGTAACCAGGAGGCGATCTCGAAGCAGAACCTCACCTATAACTCGCAGAAGATCGAGATCTAGAACATCCCCAGTTACCCGTAGGAGGTCTCGATCTCGCACGTCTCCGGTAACACGAAGGAGGTCCCGCTCTCGAACCTCTCCAGTGACACGCCGCCGATCTAGGTCTCGAACACCTCCAGCTATTCGGCGCCGTTCTAGGTCTCGAACCCCACTGTTGCCACGCAAACGTTCTCGAAGTCGCTCACCACTTGCTATCCGCCGCCGTTCTAGGTCCCGTACTCCGCGAACAACACGGGGCAAACGGTCCTTAACAAGATCTCCTCCAGCCATCCGCAGGCGTTCTGCATCAGGAAGTAGTTCTGACCGCTCACGTTCTGCTACTCCTCCAACAACAAGGAATCATTCTGGTTCTCGCACACCTCCAGTAGCACTCAATAGCTCCAGAATGAGCTGCTTCAGTCGTCCTAGCATGTCACCAACTCCTCTCGACCGCTGTAGATCACCTGGAATGCTTGAACCCCTTGGCAGCTCTAGAACACCTATGTCTGTCCTGCAGCAAGCTGGTGGCTCCATGATGGATGGTCCAGGTCCCCGAATTCCTGATCACCCGAGAACATCTGTACCAGAAAATCATGCTCAGTCTAGAATCGCACTTGCCCTGACAGCTATCAGTCTCGGCACCGCTAGGCCTCCTCCATCTATGTCTGCTGCTGGCCTTGCTGCAAGAATGTCCCAGGTTCCAGCTCCAGTGCCTCTCATGAGTCTCAGAACAGCTCCAGCTGCCAGCCTTGCCAGCAGGATTCCTGCAGCCTCTGCAGCAGCCATGAACCTGGCTGGTGCCAGGACACCTGCCATGCCAACAGCAGTGAACCTGGCTGACTCGAGAGCACCAGCTGCAGCAGCAGCCATGAACTTGGCTAGTCCCAGAACAGCAGTGGCACCTTCAGCTGTGAACCTTGCTGACCCTCGCACCCCCACGGCCCCAGCTGTGAACCTGGCAGGAGCCAGAACCCCAGCTGCTTTGGCAGCTTTGAGTCTTACGGGCTCTGGCACACCCCCAACTCCTGGAAACTATCCCTCCAGTTCCAGAACACCCCAGGCTCCAGCCCCTGCAAACCTGGTGGGTCCTAGATCTGCGCATGCCACGGCTCCTGTGAATATTGCCAGCTCGAGAACCCCTCCAGCTTTGGCCCCTGCAAGCCTCACCAGTGCTAGAATGGCTCCAGCCTTGTCTGGTGCAAACCTCACCAGCCCCAGGGTGCCCCTTTCTGCCTACGAGCGTGTTAGTGGCAGAACCTCACCACCGCTTCTTGACAGAGCCAGGTCCAGAACCCCACCAGGTGGCCCAGGCTCTAGAACCCCACCATCTGCCCCGAGCCAATCTAGAATGACTTCTGAGCgggctccctctcctgcctctagAATGGTACAGGCTCCCTCACAGTCTGTTCTTCCTCCAGCTCAGGATCGACCTAGGTCCCCTGTGCCATCTACTTTTTCTGACCAATCCCGATCTGTGCTTGCCCAGACCACCCCTGTAGCAGGGtctcagtccctttcctctgggGTAGTGGCAAAGACCACATCTTCTGCTGGTGACCACAACAGCATACTCTCTGGCCCTGTCCCTGGGGTGTCCCACCCTGAGGATGGGGAACCACCTGCCTCTACGGGGGCCCAGCAGCCTTCTGCATTGGCCGCCCTGCAGCCGGCAAAGGAGCGGCGgagttcctcctcctcctcgtcctccagctcctcctcttcatcatcatcGTCGTcgtcatcctcttcctcctcctctggctcAAGTTCTAGCGACTCGGAGGGCTCTAGCCTTCCCACTCAACCTGAGGTAGCACTGAAGAG ggtccccagccctgctccagccccaAAGGAGGCTGTTCGAGAGGGACGTCCTCAGGAGCCTACCCCAGCCAAACGGAAGAGACGCTCTAGCAGCTCCAGTtccagctcctcctcttcctcctcgtcctcctcttcctcgtcctcctcttcctcctcctcctcttcctcttcttcctcctcctcctcctcttcctcttctacttCCTCATCCCCCTCCCCTGCTAAGCCTGGCCCTCAGGCCTTGCCCAAACCTGCAAGCCCCAAGAAGCCACCCCCTGGCGAGCAGAG GTCCCGCAGCCCCCGGAAGCCAATAGACTCCCTCCGGGACTCCCGGTCCCTCAGCTACTCGCCTGCGGAGCGCCGCCGCACCTCGCCCCAGCCCTCACCACGGGACCAGCAGAG CAGCAGTGAGCGGGGTTCCCGGAGAGGCCAGCGTGGGGATAGCCGCTCCCCAGGCCACAAGCGCAGGAGGGAGACACCTAGCCCCCGCCCCGTGCGGCACCGCTCCTCCAG GTCTCCGTGA